The proteins below are encoded in one region of Labeo rohita strain BAU-BD-2019 chromosome 15, IGBB_LRoh.1.0, whole genome shotgun sequence:
- the dusp14 gene encoding dual specificity protein phosphatase 14 yields the protein MGSRSQGFFHHQDHHHHHHHHHHRNSVVPTAVPRLLPETSSLLGGIAQITPSLFLGRGNVASNRSLLLSKGITCVVNATIELPNFNWPHMEYVKVPLADMPHSPISLYFDSVADKIHSVGRKRGAVLVHCAAGVSRSASLCLAYLMKYHRVSLAEAHAWVKSRRPVIRPNGGFWRQLIEYERKLFGRNSVKMIQTPYGVIPDVYERDRRNLAPYWGL from the coding sequence ATGGGTTCCCGAAGTCAGGGGTTCTTCCACCACCAAGATCACCATCACCACCACCATCACCACCACCACCGCAATTCAGTGGTGCCCACAGCCGTCCCCCGACTGCTGCCCGAGACCAGCAGCCTGTTGGGGGGCATCGCACAGATCACTCCTTCCCTGTTCCTCGGCCGGGGCAATGTGGCGTCCAACCGCAGCCTCCTCCTGTCCAAGGGGATTACCTGCGTGGTGAACGCCACCATCGAGCTGCCCAACTTCAACTGGCCTCACATGGAGTACGTGAAAGTGCCACTGGCCGACATGCCTCATTCTCCGATCTCGCTGTATTTTGACAGCGTGGCGGATAAGATCCACAGCGTGGGCCGCAAACGGGGAGCCGTCCTGGTGCACTGCGCTGCTGGGGTGAGCCGCTCCGCCTCGCTCTGTTTGGCCTACCTCATGAAGTACCACAGAGTTTCCTTGGCTGAGGCTCACGCTTGGGTCAAATCCCGCCGACCCGTCATTCGTCCTAACGGAGGGTTCTGGCGACAGCTCATTGAGTACGAGAGGAAACTGTTTGGCAGGAACTCTGTGAAAATGATCCAGACACCGTACGGGGTCATTCCCGACGTGTACGAGAGAGACCGCAGGAACTTGGCACCTTACTGGGGCTTGTGA